The following are encoded together in the Paraburkholderia dioscoreae genome:
- a CDS encoding DUF1269 domain-containing protein, whose amino-acid sequence MSDLVVVSFKGEDTADQVLTKLQQMQKEHLIDLEDACIVVRSAKGKVHLKQAVDLVKIGALSGAAWGGMFGALVGLMLLNPLVGLATGMAIGASTGALSGALSDYGIDDDFMRSTGQNIEPGSSALFILVRRVNFDKVLPELKPFGGKILKTSLTNDQEERLKKALESLNSSGTTA is encoded by the coding sequence ATGAGCGATCTAGTCGTTGTAAGCTTCAAAGGCGAAGACACGGCCGACCAGGTGTTGACCAAGCTCCAGCAGATGCAAAAGGAGCACCTGATCGACCTTGAGGATGCCTGCATCGTGGTCCGTAGCGCAAAGGGCAAGGTACACCTCAAGCAAGCCGTCGATCTAGTCAAGATCGGCGCGCTCAGCGGTGCGGCTTGGGGCGGTATGTTTGGCGCGCTGGTTGGGCTGATGTTGCTCAATCCGCTCGTCGGGCTGGCAACGGGCATGGCCATCGGTGCTAGCACGGGCGCGTTGTCGGGCGCGCTCTCGGACTATGGAATCGATGACGATTTCATGCGTTCGACGGGCCAGAATATTGAGCCGGGTTCGTCGGCGCTCTTCATCCTCGTGCGTCGCGTGAATTTCGACAAGGTCCTCCCAGAGCTGAAGCCTTTCGGCGGAAAGATATTAAAGACGTCTCTCACGAACGATCAGGAGGAACGCCTGAAGAAGGCGCTAGAGAGCCTGAACAGCAGCGGCACGACAGCATGA